One genomic region from Harpia harpyja isolate bHarHar1 chromosome 1, bHarHar1 primary haplotype, whole genome shotgun sequence encodes:
- the LOC128143450 gene encoding centrosome-associated protein CEP250-like isoform X3, producing MAARSQASLRRRLQSSQEAQHRQAVLVRKLQAKVLQYRTRCRELEQQLAAGGGPLPGRWEATEDQSLEKALLQVEEEQQRCENLAEVNALLQEHLDEANEVNSALKEDVGKLTADWMRAREELELKESEWRSERELYDSYLRGERSRLLSLWRQVVTFRCHFLEMKTATDRDLSELKAEQMRLSGSILVNCSHLNCGVRPWESVTLGRPVLKDQAQQQAEQEISQKTWAVMHLQVEGDPEKKELQDRPKDLAALEGEHSLLQSELVVAREMLEESHLQRDLLKQEKQELTVALEKAEQSVAELTGAQNKLSAEIANLHVAAANMSSINEALALDKVQLNKLVLQLEQELDVLSGKVDEMERAKISDQEKLNLWERTNEALSAEKAHLEQLLKEAEEQQEGLQVELRMLAEEKAETQEKLNQVHRQQESASSGLEQLRQESSRQGQALANVSKEKELLVHEKAALEVRLAATEQERRGLAEQLAEARSGKETLESSLLEAQQRLCQLEIARSQLEIQLHTVRQAKEVIQGEVKCLQCELEAERSLMKQERANMAQQLLRTEEQYNDTLRLQETDHEVEINKLLQDLASEREGHHSELQEMLEQWEKEKAETEREHEKKLFDMKQRVATMQAQQEEERTRVENAKQEQERARLRAVKEELVREIKLLQESVTGSETRANAATDRNRCLEQELQTTLSILKIKNEEVETQREKIQMLQKEAAQGKALQESLTHMTAILSEREGEMKLYQQQMRMLENQKETHETTLSEVIKDITEKKQKVESQQEQIQELEKQQEMLRTAVSKMSKELEERDREIQFQEGKIMILERHGASQVRNLQVDLDHMKGNLKEKNLELLSLTQQIQALEMEREQVKSLHASLGDLRAVLKDRERECDSQRDQLRLLQQYKEQQEGYLQELRGTLEKMTLSLSEKDQELESQQKQIREAEEVMEMQLRTVRDQLEQTLGTLKEKDRLLDIQKQQARSSAEKTEEQMNVLHRDLEYTTAILKEKDLMIESQKELIETFQKQEQDSEQQKEILQQLQVALKEKEQEMLSLRKQCEAWKEKEEKREAEQTNLQATKLTLKEREEKIEVLEEAISKLQQQKEEAAMQTKAILQKLEYAESSLEARDQEIVSLQEHVQELREQKELEGKQAKSLEQDLDKMSQILKENHLEFLRQTEQMNMFRLREESTKVALTSCQQQVDLLEHAVRKREEDNETLMQKLQRQEEELKTLQNLQLRLTKKNEEVRHRREQEKLLEEALHETERETKAEGELEELEEEVRALREDLQHVQPTLTKKDEEIKNHRDRVGYLEKTLAEREQELRRQSELLKQLTSALRWKDGGETLQKRIQKLQKWEEEEAEKRRVLQERDRSLQRQKELTQQLADERKAKGEELERTIAILKQTESREVKWREKAQALTLALTKSEMANGTLREEIAILQSTVSERDTDRFHHQAIAEGEQLSWLSEKRLLSQQLECLQRAVARLELEKAELKQLNAELRRTLEQVERERRRLKRYHSGRSLPDACGFSLSDQHKMAASRQEESHARCSRRLAELQNQVSLLQTQLAQERKYKQDYIECCAKTSQELSDLHQELSRSLAAVVREPKAAVLEAETRKLGQPL from the exons ATGGCGGCGCGGAGCCAggcctccctgcggcgccggctgcAGAGCTCGCAGGAGGCGCAGCACCGGCAAGCGGTGCTGGTGCGGAAGCTGCAGGCGAAG GTACTGCAGTACCGGACTCGGTGTCGAgagttggagcagcagctggcagcaggaggg ggaccccttccaggcaggtgggaagccacagaagaccagagcctggagaaagcactgcttcaggtggaagaggagcagcaaag gTGTGAGAATCTGGCAGAAGTGAACGCTCTCCTGCAGGAGCACCTCGATGAAGCGAATGAGGTTAATTCAGCCCTTAAAGAAGATGTTGGAAAACTGACGGCGGATTGGATGAGGGCCCGGGAGGAGCTGGAATTGAAGGAGAGTGAGTGGCGCAGCGAACGTGAG CTTTATGACAGCTACCTAAGGGGTGAACGCAGCCGTCTACTCAGCCTGTGGCGTCAGGTGGTAACCTTCCGCTGTCATTTCCTGGAAATGAAGACTGCCACTGACCG AGATttgtcagagctgaaggcagagcaaatgAGGCTTTCTGGATCTATACTTGTAAACTGCTCCCACCTAAACTGTGGCGTACGGCCCTGGGAATCCGTTACgctgggtagacctgtcctcaaggatcaggcacagcagcaagcgGAACAGGAAATAAGCCAGAAGACTTGGGCAGTGATGCACTTACAAGTCGAAGGGGACCCGGAGAAGAAGGAGCTTCAGGAcag ACCGAAGGACTTAGCTGCACTTGAAGGAGAACATTCATTATTACAGAGCGAGTTGGTGGTcgcaagagagatgctggaggaatcgcaccttcagagggatctgctgaagcaagagaaacaggagctTACCGTGGCACTGGAGAAG GCAGAGCAGTCGGTAGCAGAGTTGACAGGGGCTCAGAATAAGCTGAGTGCTGAAATAGCCAATCTACACGTTGCAGCAGCGAACATGAGCAGTATCAATGAAGCTCTTGCCTTGGATAAAGTGCAGCTGAACAAACTTGTGTTGCAG CTGGAGCAAGAGCTTGACGTTCTGTCAGGTAAAGTGGACgagatggagagagcaaagaTCTCTGACCAGGAGAAGCTGAACTTGTGGGAGAGAACAAATGAGGCGCTGAGCGCAGagaaagcccacctggagcagctgctgaaggaagcagaggagcaacaggaggggctgcaggtagagctgaggatgctggcagaggagaaggcagaaacccaAGAGAAACTCAATCAG GTTCACCGCCAGCAAGAGTCAGCTAGCAGTGGTCTGGAGCAGTTGCGGCAGGAGTCCTCTCGCCAAGGGCAGGCACTGGCCAACGTatccaaagagaaggaattgCTGGTGCACGAGAAGGCTGCCCTAGAGGTGCGACTGGCAGCCACGGAGCAGGAGAGACgaggccttgcagagcagctggcagaggccag GTCAGGGAAGGAGACCCTGGAATCCAGCCTGCTTGAGGCTCAGCAGCGCTTATGTCAGCTGGAGATCGCCAGGAGTCAGCTTGAAATCCAACTTCACACAGTCAGGCAGGCCAAGGAGGTGATACAAG GGGAAGTGAAGTGCCTTCAAtgtgagctggaagcagagagatctCTCATGAAGCAGGAACGGGCAAACATGGCGCAACAGCTCTTGCGGACAGAAGAGCAGTATAACGATACCCTCAGACTTCAGGAAACTGATCACGAAGTGGAAATAAACAAGCTCCTGCAAGACCTG GCAAGCGAGCGGGAAGGGCACCAttcagagctacaggagatgctggagcagtgggaaaaggagaaggcagaGACAGAAAGGGAGCACGAGAAGAAGCTGTTTGATATGAAGCAGAGAGTTGCTACCATGCAAGCTCAACAAGAGGAGGAACGGACGAGAGTGGAGAATgccaagcaagag caggaacgggCCAGACTGCGAGCAGTTAAAGAAGAACTGGTACGGGAGATAAAACTTCTTCAGGAATCAGTCACAGGCTCCGAAACCCGAGCAAATGCAGCAACAGATAGGAATCGCTGCCTTGAACAAGAACTTCAAACTACATTGtctatcttaaaaatcaaaaatgaGGAAGTGGAAACGCAGCGGGAGAAAATCCAGATGCTCCaaaaagaggcagcacagggaaaagctttgcaggagagTCTCACTCATATGACTGCCATCctgtcagagagggagggagaaatgaagttgtaccagcaacagatgagaatgctggaaaaccagaaagaaacgcATGAAACTACTCTCAGTGAGGTTATCAaggacataacagagaaaaaacagaaggttgaatcccagcaagaacagatacaggagctggagaagcagcaagaaatgctgaggactgctgtcagcaagatgagcaaagagctggaggagagagaccgggagatccaattccaggaagggaaaataatgattctAGAACGACACGGTGCATCACAAGTGAGAAATCTGCAGGTGGATCTTGATCATATGAAAGGGAACTTGAAGGAGAAGAACTTGGAGCTTCTGTCTCTGACTCAGCAGATCCAAGcactggaaatggagagagaacagGTGAAATCTCTGCACGCGAGCCTTGGAGACCTGAGGGCAGTTCTTAAGGACAGAGAGCGCGAGTGTGATTCTCAAAGGGATCAGTTAAGACTCTTGCAGCAGTACAAGGAACAGCAAGAGGGCTACCTGCAGGAGCTTCGTGGGACACTAGAAAAGATGACCCtctctttatctgaaaaggaTCAAGAGCTTGAGTCGCAACAAAAGCAAATCCGGGAAGCTGAAGAAGTCATGGAAATGCAGTTAAGGACTGTCCGTGACCAACTGGAGCAGACCTTAGgaaccttaaaagaaaaggacagactcctagacatccaaaagcaacaagcaaggagctctgcggaaaaaacagaagaacagatgaatgtcttgcacagagacttagaatacacaacagcaatactgaaagaaaaggatttaatgaTTGAATCTCAGAAGGAACTGATTGAGACCTtccaaaaacaagagcaagactctgaacagcagaaggaaattctgcagcagcttcaagtggcactaaaggaaaaagaacaagaaatgttatCCCTTAGAAAGCAATGTGAGgcgtggaaggaaaaggaggaaaagcgtgaagctgagcaaacaaatctccaagcaacaaaactgactctgaaagaaagagaggaaaagatagaGGTTCTGGAGGAGGCTATCTCTaagcttcaacagcaaaaggaggaggcagCGATGCAGACCAAAGCTATACTGCAAAAACTAGAATACGCTGAATCTTCTCTAGAAGCGAGAGATCAAGAGATAGTGTCTTTGCAAGAGCACGTCCAGGAGCTTCGAGAGCAGAAGGAGTTAGAAGGCAAGCAGGCCAAGAGTCTAGAGCAGGATCTAGACAAAATGAGCCAAATCTTGAAGGAGAACCATTTGGAGTTCCTCAGGCAGACGGAGCAAATGAACATGTTCCGGCTTCGTGAAGAAAGCACGAAAGTAGCGCTAACATCATGCCAGCAGCAAGTGGATCTGCTTGAGCACGcggtgaggaagagagaagaagacaatgAAACTCTCATGCAAAAACTCCAGCGCCAAGAAGAAGAACTGAAGACCTTACAGAATCTCCAGCTTAGGCTAAccaagaagaatgaagaggttAGGCATcgcagagagcaagagaagctccTGGAAGAAGCCTTGCACGAGACGGAACGAGAGACCAAGGCCGAAGGTGAActagaagagttagaagaggaagtaAGAGCTCTTCGGGAAGATCTCCAGCATGTTCAGCCGACTCTGACAAAGAAGGACGAAGAGATCAAGAACCACAGAGACAGAGTCGGGTACTTAGAGAAGACTCTGGCGGAGAGAGAACAAGAGCTTAGGAGGCAGAGTGAACTCTTGAAGCAATTAACATCAGCTTTGCGATGGAAGGATGGCGGGGAGACCCTACAGAAACGAATCCAGAAACtccagaaatgggaggaagaggaagcagagaagaggcgagttctccaggagagagaccgttccttgcaaagacagaaggagCTAACCCAACAACTGGCGGATGAGCGGAAAGCCAAGGGGGAAGAATTGGAGCGCACGATTGCTATTTTGAAGCAGACCGAGAGCAGAGAAgtcaaatggagagagaaggcacAAGCACTGACTCTTGCCCTTACCAAGAGTGAAATGGCCAACGGGACTCTGAGGGAAGAAATAGCCATCCTGCAGAGTACGGTTTCGGAGAGGGACACGGACCGGTTTCATCATCAG GCTAttgcagaaggggagcagctATCATGGCTCTCGGAGAAGAGACTCCTGTCACAGCAGCTGGAATGTCTGCAGCGAGCAGTTGCAAGGCTGgaactggagaaggcagagctgaagcaactcaatgctgagctcaggaggactctcgagcag GTGGAACGTGAACGGAGGAGACTGAAGAGATATCACAGTGGTCGGTCGCTGCCAGATGCGTGCGGATTTTCGCTCTCTGACCAGCACAAGATGGCTGCTTCTAGACAG GAGGAGTCTCACGCTCGCTGCAGTCGTCGATTAGCTGAGTTGCAGAACCAG GTGTCCCTTCTGCAGACGCAGCTGGCACAAGAACGAAAATACAAGCAGGACTATATTGAGTGCTGTGCCAAGACCAGCCAGGAGCTGTCAGACCTTCACCAAGAGCTGTCTCGCTCCTTAGCAGCTGTGGTCAGGGAgcccaaagctgctgttctggaagcagagaCTCGGAAGCTGGGTCAGCCTCTCTGa
- the LOC128143450 gene encoding centrosome-associated protein CEP250-like isoform X1 codes for MAARSQASLRRRLQSSQEAQHRQAVLVRKLQAKVLQYRTRCRELEQQLAAGGGPLPGRWEATEDQSLEKALLQVEEEQQRCENLAEVNALLQEHLDEANEVNSALKEDVGKLTADWMRAREELELKESEWRSERELYDSYLRGERSRLLSLWRQVVTFRCHFLEMKTATDRDLSELKAEQMRLSGSILVNCSHLNCGVRPWESVTLGRPVLKDQAQQQAEQEISQKTWAVMHLQVEGDPEKKELQDRPKDLAALEGEHSLLQSELVVAREMLEESHLQRDLLKQEKQELTVALEKAEQSVAELTGAQNKLSAEIANLHVAAANMSSINEALALDKVQLNKLVLQLEQELDVLSGKVDEMERAKISDQEKLNLWERTNEALSAEKAHLEQLLKEAEEQQEGLQVELRMLAEEKAETQEKLNQVHRQQESASSGLEQLRQESSRQGQALANVSKEKELLVHEKAALEVRLAATEQERRGLAEQLAEARSGKETLESSLLEAQQRLCQLEIARSQLEIQLHTVRQAKEVIQGEVKCLQCELEAERSLMKQERANMAQQLLRTEEQYNDTLRLQETDHEVEINKLLQDLASEREGHHSELQEMLEQWEKEKAETEREHEKKLFDMKQRVATMQAQQEEERTRVENAKQEQERARLRAVKEELVREIKLLQESVTGSETRANAATDRNRCLEQELQTTLSILKIKNEEVETQREKIQMLQKEAAQGKALQESLTHMTAILSEREGEMKLYQQQMRMLENQKETHETTLSEVIKDITEKKQKVESQQEQIQELEKQQEMLRTAVSKMSKELEERDREIQFQEGKIMILERHGASQVRNLQVDLDHMKGNLKEKNLELLSLTQQIQALEMEREQVKSLHASLGDLRAVLKDRERECDSQRDQLRLLQQYKEQQEGYLQELRGTLEKMTLSLSEKDQELESQQKQIREAEEVMEMQLRTVRDQLEQTLGTLKEKDRLLDIQKQQARSSAEKTEEQMNVLHRDLEYTTAILKEKDLMIESQKELIETFQKQEQDSEQQKEILQQLQVALKEKEQEMLSLRKQCEAWKEKEEKREAEQTNLQATKLTLKEREEKIEVLEEAISKLQQQKEEAAMQTKAILQKLEYAESSLEARDQEIVSLQEHVQELREQKELEGKQAKSLEQDLDKMSQILKENHLEFLRQTEQMNMFRLREESTKVALTSCQQQVDLLEHAVRKREEDNETLMQKLQRQEEELKTLQNLQLRLTKKNEEVRHRREQEKLLEEALHETERETKAEGELEELEEEVRALREDLQHVQPTLTKKDEEIKNHRDRVGYLEKTLAEREQELRRQSELLKQLTSALRWKDGGETLQKRIQKLQKWEEEEAEKRRVLQERDRSLQRQKELTQQLADERKAKGEELERTIAILKQTESREVKWREKAQALTLALTKSEMANGTLREEIAILQSTVSERDTDRFHHQQAIAEGEQLSWLSEKRLLSQQLECLQRAVARLELEKAELKQLNAELRRTLEQVERERRRLKRYHSGRSLPDACGFSLSDQHKMAASRQEESHARCSRRLAELQNQVSLLQTQLAQERKYKQDYIECCAKTSQELSDLHQELSRSLAAVVREPKAAVLEAETRKLGQPL; via the exons ATGGCGGCGCGGAGCCAggcctccctgcggcgccggctgcAGAGCTCGCAGGAGGCGCAGCACCGGCAAGCGGTGCTGGTGCGGAAGCTGCAGGCGAAG GTACTGCAGTACCGGACTCGGTGTCGAgagttggagcagcagctggcagcaggaggg ggaccccttccaggcaggtgggaagccacagaagaccagagcctggagaaagcactgcttcaggtggaagaggagcagcaaag gTGTGAGAATCTGGCAGAAGTGAACGCTCTCCTGCAGGAGCACCTCGATGAAGCGAATGAGGTTAATTCAGCCCTTAAAGAAGATGTTGGAAAACTGACGGCGGATTGGATGAGGGCCCGGGAGGAGCTGGAATTGAAGGAGAGTGAGTGGCGCAGCGAACGTGAG CTTTATGACAGCTACCTAAGGGGTGAACGCAGCCGTCTACTCAGCCTGTGGCGTCAGGTGGTAACCTTCCGCTGTCATTTCCTGGAAATGAAGACTGCCACTGACCG AGATttgtcagagctgaaggcagagcaaatgAGGCTTTCTGGATCTATACTTGTAAACTGCTCCCACCTAAACTGTGGCGTACGGCCCTGGGAATCCGTTACgctgggtagacctgtcctcaaggatcaggcacagcagcaagcgGAACAGGAAATAAGCCAGAAGACTTGGGCAGTGATGCACTTACAAGTCGAAGGGGACCCGGAGAAGAAGGAGCTTCAGGAcag ACCGAAGGACTTAGCTGCACTTGAAGGAGAACATTCATTATTACAGAGCGAGTTGGTGGTcgcaagagagatgctggaggaatcgcaccttcagagggatctgctgaagcaagagaaacaggagctTACCGTGGCACTGGAGAAG GCAGAGCAGTCGGTAGCAGAGTTGACAGGGGCTCAGAATAAGCTGAGTGCTGAAATAGCCAATCTACACGTTGCAGCAGCGAACATGAGCAGTATCAATGAAGCTCTTGCCTTGGATAAAGTGCAGCTGAACAAACTTGTGTTGCAG CTGGAGCAAGAGCTTGACGTTCTGTCAGGTAAAGTGGACgagatggagagagcaaagaTCTCTGACCAGGAGAAGCTGAACTTGTGGGAGAGAACAAATGAGGCGCTGAGCGCAGagaaagcccacctggagcagctgctgaaggaagcagaggagcaacaggaggggctgcaggtagagctgaggatgctggcagaggagaaggcagaaacccaAGAGAAACTCAATCAG GTTCACCGCCAGCAAGAGTCAGCTAGCAGTGGTCTGGAGCAGTTGCGGCAGGAGTCCTCTCGCCAAGGGCAGGCACTGGCCAACGTatccaaagagaaggaattgCTGGTGCACGAGAAGGCTGCCCTAGAGGTGCGACTGGCAGCCACGGAGCAGGAGAGACgaggccttgcagagcagctggcagaggccag GTCAGGGAAGGAGACCCTGGAATCCAGCCTGCTTGAGGCTCAGCAGCGCTTATGTCAGCTGGAGATCGCCAGGAGTCAGCTTGAAATCCAACTTCACACAGTCAGGCAGGCCAAGGAGGTGATACAAG GGGAAGTGAAGTGCCTTCAAtgtgagctggaagcagagagatctCTCATGAAGCAGGAACGGGCAAACATGGCGCAACAGCTCTTGCGGACAGAAGAGCAGTATAACGATACCCTCAGACTTCAGGAAACTGATCACGAAGTGGAAATAAACAAGCTCCTGCAAGACCTG GCAAGCGAGCGGGAAGGGCACCAttcagagctacaggagatgctggagcagtgggaaaaggagaaggcagaGACAGAAAGGGAGCACGAGAAGAAGCTGTTTGATATGAAGCAGAGAGTTGCTACCATGCAAGCTCAACAAGAGGAGGAACGGACGAGAGTGGAGAATgccaagcaagag caggaacgggCCAGACTGCGAGCAGTTAAAGAAGAACTGGTACGGGAGATAAAACTTCTTCAGGAATCAGTCACAGGCTCCGAAACCCGAGCAAATGCAGCAACAGATAGGAATCGCTGCCTTGAACAAGAACTTCAAACTACATTGtctatcttaaaaatcaaaaatgaGGAAGTGGAAACGCAGCGGGAGAAAATCCAGATGCTCCaaaaagaggcagcacagggaaaagctttgcaggagagTCTCACTCATATGACTGCCATCctgtcagagagggagggagaaatgaagttgtaccagcaacagatgagaatgctggaaaaccagaaagaaacgcATGAAACTACTCTCAGTGAGGTTATCAaggacataacagagaaaaaacagaaggttgaatcccagcaagaacagatacaggagctggagaagcagcaagaaatgctgaggactgctgtcagcaagatgagcaaagagctggaggagagagaccgggagatccaattccaggaagggaaaataatgattctAGAACGACACGGTGCATCACAAGTGAGAAATCTGCAGGTGGATCTTGATCATATGAAAGGGAACTTGAAGGAGAAGAACTTGGAGCTTCTGTCTCTGACTCAGCAGATCCAAGcactggaaatggagagagaacagGTGAAATCTCTGCACGCGAGCCTTGGAGACCTGAGGGCAGTTCTTAAGGACAGAGAGCGCGAGTGTGATTCTCAAAGGGATCAGTTAAGACTCTTGCAGCAGTACAAGGAACAGCAAGAGGGCTACCTGCAGGAGCTTCGTGGGACACTAGAAAAGATGACCCtctctttatctgaaaaggaTCAAGAGCTTGAGTCGCAACAAAAGCAAATCCGGGAAGCTGAAGAAGTCATGGAAATGCAGTTAAGGACTGTCCGTGACCAACTGGAGCAGACCTTAGgaaccttaaaagaaaaggacagactcctagacatccaaaagcaacaagcaaggagctctgcggaaaaaacagaagaacagatgaatgtcttgcacagagacttagaatacacaacagcaatactgaaagaaaaggatttaatgaTTGAATCTCAGAAGGAACTGATTGAGACCTtccaaaaacaagagcaagactctgaacagcagaaggaaattctgcagcagcttcaagtggcactaaaggaaaaagaacaagaaatgttatCCCTTAGAAAGCAATGTGAGgcgtggaaggaaaaggaggaaaagcgtgaagctgagcaaacaaatctccaagcaacaaaactgactctgaaagaaagagaggaaaagatagaGGTTCTGGAGGAGGCTATCTCTaagcttcaacagcaaaaggaggaggcagCGATGCAGACCAAAGCTATACTGCAAAAACTAGAATACGCTGAATCTTCTCTAGAAGCGAGAGATCAAGAGATAGTGTCTTTGCAAGAGCACGTCCAGGAGCTTCGAGAGCAGAAGGAGTTAGAAGGCAAGCAGGCCAAGAGTCTAGAGCAGGATCTAGACAAAATGAGCCAAATCTTGAAGGAGAACCATTTGGAGTTCCTCAGGCAGACGGAGCAAATGAACATGTTCCGGCTTCGTGAAGAAAGCACGAAAGTAGCGCTAACATCATGCCAGCAGCAAGTGGATCTGCTTGAGCACGcggtgaggaagagagaagaagacaatgAAACTCTCATGCAAAAACTCCAGCGCCAAGAAGAAGAACTGAAGACCTTACAGAATCTCCAGCTTAGGCTAAccaagaagaatgaagaggttAGGCATcgcagagagcaagagaagctccTGGAAGAAGCCTTGCACGAGACGGAACGAGAGACCAAGGCCGAAGGTGAActagaagagttagaagaggaagtaAGAGCTCTTCGGGAAGATCTCCAGCATGTTCAGCCGACTCTGACAAAGAAGGACGAAGAGATCAAGAACCACAGAGACAGAGTCGGGTACTTAGAGAAGACTCTGGCGGAGAGAGAACAAGAGCTTAGGAGGCAGAGTGAACTCTTGAAGCAATTAACATCAGCTTTGCGATGGAAGGATGGCGGGGAGACCCTACAGAAACGAATCCAGAAACtccagaaatgggaggaagaggaagcagagaagaggcgagttctccaggagagagaccgttccttgcaaagacagaaggagCTAACCCAACAACTGGCGGATGAGCGGAAAGCCAAGGGGGAAGAATTGGAGCGCACGATTGCTATTTTGAAGCAGACCGAGAGCAGAGAAgtcaaatggagagagaaggcacAAGCACTGACTCTTGCCCTTACCAAGAGTGAAATGGCCAACGGGACTCTGAGGGAAGAAATAGCCATCCTGCAGAGTACGGTTTCGGAGAGGGACACGGACCGGTTTCATCATCAG CAGGCTAttgcagaaggggagcagctATCATGGCTCTCGGAGAAGAGACTCCTGTCACAGCAGCTGGAATGTCTGCAGCGAGCAGTTGCAAGGCTGgaactggagaaggcagagctgaagcaactcaatgctgagctcaggaggactctcgagcag GTGGAACGTGAACGGAGGAGACTGAAGAGATATCACAGTGGTCGGTCGCTGCCAGATGCGTGCGGATTTTCGCTCTCTGACCAGCACAAGATGGCTGCTTCTAGACAG GAGGAGTCTCACGCTCGCTGCAGTCGTCGATTAGCTGAGTTGCAGAACCAG GTGTCCCTTCTGCAGACGCAGCTGGCACAAGAACGAAAATACAAGCAGGACTATATTGAGTGCTGTGCCAAGACCAGCCAGGAGCTGTCAGACCTTCACCAAGAGCTGTCTCGCTCCTTAGCAGCTGTGGTCAGGGAgcccaaagctgctgttctggaagcagagaCTCGGAAGCTGGGTCAGCCTCTCTGa